One Desulfatirhabdium butyrativorans DSM 18734 DNA segment encodes these proteins:
- a CDS encoding addiction module protein, translated as MEAIWQDLSGEESSVQSPSWHQEVLRETEQRCKAGKEAVYDWADAKRELRKRFE; from the coding sequence ATGGAAGCAATATGGCAAGATCTTTCTGGAGAAGAATCGTCAGTTCAATCCCCTTCCTGGCATCAAGAGGTATTGCGCGAGACCGAGCAAAGATGCAAAGCTGGAAAAGAAGCTGTTTATGATTGGGCTGATGCCAAAAGGGAACTAAGGAAACGATTTGAATGA